One genomic region from Cyanobium usitatum str. Tous encodes:
- a CDS encoding SWIM zinc finger family protein: MTLTPTTYASAINTQLGDQGLAQQPWWVEQWMELINSYRFKKRLERAWEYARSGNVTSIRFEGRRVHARVQGTDEEPYKVKLWLDVLHDDDWNYVLDALTQKARWSAQLLAGVMPQDIERAFAASGKRLFPFKLQEVRSECSCPDKANPCKHVSAVYYLMGDRFSEDPFVLFQMRGRTRAQLLADLAKRRRKALAKQARQAAAKQGSQPLAAVALQPVHPAIKDPNRWWRYGAALDSDLVVITPAMEGDTGLDAAGPLPLAEEPRFPEANLHFLEHLKAHGQQLAALAMAKAMGPANGDDS; the protein is encoded by the coding sequence ATGACCCTCACCCCCACCACCTACGCCAGCGCCATTAACACCCAGCTCGGCGACCAGGGCCTGGCCCAGCAGCCCTGGTGGGTGGAGCAGTGGATGGAGCTGATCAACTCCTACCGCTTCAAAAAGCGCCTGGAGCGCGCCTGGGAATATGCCCGCAGCGGCAATGTCACCTCAATCCGCTTTGAGGGGCGGCGGGTGCATGCCCGGGTGCAGGGCACCGACGAGGAGCCCTACAAGGTGAAGCTCTGGCTCGACGTACTCCACGACGACGACTGGAACTACGTGCTCGACGCCCTCACCCAGAAGGCGCGCTGGTCGGCCCAGCTGCTAGCCGGCGTCATGCCCCAGGACATCGAGCGCGCCTTCGCGGCCAGCGGCAAGCGCCTGTTTCCGTTCAAGTTGCAGGAGGTGCGCAGCGAGTGCAGCTGCCCCGATAAGGCCAACCCCTGCAAACACGTCAGCGCCGTCTACTACCTGATGGGCGATCGCTTCAGCGAAGACCCCTTCGTGCTGTTCCAGATGCGCGGCCGTACCAGGGCCCAGCTGCTGGCCGACCTGGCCAAGCGGCGGCGCAAGGCGCTGGCAAAACAGGCCAGACAGGCTGCAGCCAAACAGGGCTCCCAGCCGCTCGCCGCGGTGGCCCTTCAACCGGTGCATCCAGCCATCAAGGACCCAAACCGCTGGTGGCGCTACGGCGCGGCCCTCGATTCGGATCTGGTTGTGATCACTCCAGCCATGGAGGGCGACACCGGCCTCGATGCCGCCGGTCCCCTGCCCCTGGCGGAAGAACCCCGCTTCCCCGAGGCCAATCTCCACTTCCTGGAGCACCTCAAGGCCCACGGCCAGCAGCTGGCTGCCCTAGCTATGGCCAAGGCCATGGGCCCGGCCAACGGTGATGACAGCTGA
- a CDS encoding nucleotidyltransferase family protein gives MSAPTTSSAPAASSHGIPERTVTEIRSCLQERFPQIHWLKLYGSRAMGKHWAGSDIDLAYSADADCSAALREALDQLPTPYLFDVTHWESLRHAPLREHIERVGIPFP, from the coding sequence ATGAGTGCACCAACCACCAGCTCTGCCCCTGCCGCCAGCAGCCACGGCATCCCCGAGCGCACGGTGACCGAGATCCGCTCCTGTCTGCAGGAGCGCTTCCCCCAGATCCACTGGCTGAAGCTCTACGGCTCACGGGCCATGGGCAAACATTGGGCCGGTTCCGACATCGATCTGGCCTACAGCGCCGACGCTGATTGCAGCGCCGCTCTGCGTGAGGCCCTCGACCAACTGCCCACCCCCTATCTCTTTGATGTGACGCACTGGGAATCGCTCCGCCACGCCCCCCTGCGCGAGCACATCGAACGCGTCGGCATCCCCTTCCCATGA
- a CDS encoding nucleotidyltransferase substrate binding protein, with translation MAVPPPPEQSDIRWKQRFDNLQRAYQRLRWAMEIHQQDPSDELIRMAVIKAYEFTFELSWKTLKDFLAYNGIDAKLPREVLKQAFTTGLVSDGQLWIDMLEERNLMAHTYDDTRARKAVDQIQERYFSGLQQLHDLLATKRQEAP, from the coding sequence ATGGCAGTGCCACCACCGCCGGAGCAATCGGACATCCGCTGGAAACAGCGCTTCGACAACCTCCAGCGTGCCTACCAGCGCCTGCGCTGGGCAATGGAAATCCACCAGCAGGATCCAAGCGACGAGCTAATCCGCATGGCCGTGATCAAGGCCTACGAATTCACCTTTGAACTGAGCTGGAAAACCCTCAAGGATTTCCTCGCCTACAACGGCATTGACGCCAAGCTGCCCCGCGAAGTGCTGAAACAGGCCTTTACGACGGGTCTAGTCAGTGATGGCCAGCTCTGGATCGACATGCTGGAGGAGCGCAACCTGATGGCCCACACCTACGACGACACCAGAGCCCGCAAAGCCGTAGATCAGATCCAGGAGCGCTATTTCAGTGGTCTGCAGCAACTGCACGACCTACTGGCAACCAAACGGCAGGAGGCCCCATGA
- a CDS encoding DEAD/DEAH box helicase codes for MSLLHATWLFPPEGSGGRLFLWADTWRVAAPAVPKLEAPEHPLALNEDDLATWLDDNGLWSEALRPARATLSLPSRNQAAKGRRTSASSWSGLPLQAGEPIPKQLEWWPWQVEGWALDAANAGEWLSQVPLAGEHPEMADELRWWSHLQRWALSLIARGRWLPQIAEGKARWLPLLNREDDRRRLEDLASGLPQVATCALAAGPSGDPSLACRRPGSGRLRVASLLEALLDGQLRVGFSPSAGELDPLLAAWQKALGKGDGSLALGEEELERLSIATHHWREGVAGKVEPARTCLELFTPAEGEELWELRFGLQAEADPSLRVPAAAVWAAGDRGLHMGEVAVPQPSELLLEGMGRALTVFEPIVRGLDSATPETMQLTPAEAFVLVRTGAHQLRDVGVGVVLPASLAGGLASRLGLSIKAELPEKSRGFTLGETLTWEWEFMIGGVTLTLRDLERLQAKRSPLVQHKGAWIELRPADLRNAERFSVADPGLSLDDALRLTASDGDTFHRLPVHRFDAGPRLQAVLEQYHQQKAPDPLPAPPGFSGQLRPYQERGLGWLAFLHRFDQGACLADDMGLGKTIQLLAFLQHLKAEDELKRPVLLVAPTSVLTNWKREAHGFTPELGVWEHYGPRRPSSPEALKKALKGVDLVLTSYGLLQRDSELLESIDWQGVVIDEAQAIKNHTAKQSQAARDLARPSRGGKGGSRFRIALTGTPVENRVSELWALMDFLNPKVLGDEPFFRQRYRLPIERYGDMSSLRDLKSRVGPFILRRLKTDKSIISDLPEKVELNEWVGLAPEQKKLYNKTVDESLDAIARAPLGQKHGQVLALLTKLKQICNHPALALKENAEAALASGNGSFSSRSGKLQRLEEILEEVIEAGDRALLFTQFAEWGLLLKAHLERKWRQEVPFLYGSTSKTERQAMVDRFQDDPRGPQLFLLSLKAGGVGLNLTRASHVFHIDRWWNPAVENQATDRAYRIGQQNRVLVHKFITSGSVEEKIDRMIKEKSKLAAEIVGSGEDWLGGFDVGQLKDLVALSEED; via the coding sequence ATGAGCCTGCTGCACGCCACCTGGCTGTTTCCCCCCGAGGGTTCGGGCGGCCGCCTATTCCTTTGGGCCGACACCTGGCGGGTGGCGGCCCCTGCCGTGCCAAAGCTGGAGGCCCCTGAGCACCCCCTGGCCCTCAACGAAGACGACCTGGCCACCTGGCTCGACGACAACGGGCTGTGGTCGGAGGCCCTGCGCCCAGCCCGGGCCACCCTGAGCCTGCCCAGCCGCAACCAGGCGGCCAAGGGCCGCCGCACCAGCGCCAGCAGCTGGAGCGGCCTGCCCCTGCAGGCCGGCGAACCGATTCCCAAACAACTGGAGTGGTGGCCCTGGCAGGTGGAGGGCTGGGCCCTCGATGCGGCCAATGCGGGCGAATGGCTCAGCCAGGTGCCCCTGGCGGGGGAGCACCCGGAGATGGCCGATGAGCTGCGCTGGTGGAGTCACCTGCAGCGCTGGGCCCTGAGCCTGATCGCCCGCGGCCGCTGGCTGCCCCAGATCGCCGAGGGCAAGGCCCGCTGGCTGCCCCTGCTCAACCGCGAAGACGACCGCCGCCGCCTCGAAGACCTGGCTAGCGGCCTACCCCAGGTGGCGACCTGCGCCCTGGCCGCCGGCCCCAGCGGCGACCCCTCCCTGGCCTGCCGCCGCCCCGGCAGCGGCCGCCTGCGGGTGGCAAGCCTGCTGGAAGCCCTGCTCGATGGCCAGCTGCGGGTGGGCTTCAGCCCCAGCGCAGGCGAGCTCGATCCGCTGCTGGCGGCCTGGCAGAAGGCCCTGGGTAAGGGCGATGGCAGCCTTGCCCTGGGCGAGGAGGAGCTGGAGCGGCTCAGCATCGCCACCCACCACTGGCGTGAAGGGGTGGCGGGCAAGGTGGAGCCAGCCCGCACCTGCCTGGAGCTGTTCACCCCCGCTGAGGGCGAGGAGCTGTGGGAGCTGCGCTTCGGGCTGCAAGCGGAAGCCGACCCGAGCCTTCGGGTGCCCGCCGCCGCCGTCTGGGCCGCCGGCGATCGGGGCCTGCATATGGGCGAAGTGGCCGTGCCCCAACCCAGCGAACTGCTGCTCGAGGGCATGGGCCGGGCCCTGACGGTGTTTGAACCGATCGTGCGGGGGCTGGATTCAGCCACCCCGGAAACGATGCAGCTCACGCCAGCCGAGGCGTTTGTGCTGGTGCGCACCGGCGCCCACCAGCTGCGCGATGTGGGCGTGGGCGTGGTGCTGCCGGCCAGCCTGGCAGGGGGCCTGGCCAGCCGCTTGGGCCTGTCGATCAAGGCCGAGCTGCCGGAGAAATCGCGCGGCTTCACCTTGGGCGAAACGCTCACCTGGGAATGGGAATTCATGATCGGCGGGGTCACCCTGACCCTGCGGGACCTGGAGCGCCTGCAGGCCAAGCGCAGCCCGCTTGTGCAGCACAAGGGCGCCTGGATCGAGCTGCGCCCCGCCGACCTGCGCAACGCCGAGCGTTTCAGCGTTGCCGATCCGGGCCTCAGCCTCGACGATGCCCTGCGGCTCACCGCCAGCGACGGCGACACCTTCCACCGGCTGCCGGTGCACCGCTTCGACGCCGGCCCGCGGCTGCAGGCCGTGCTGGAGCAATACCACCAGCAGAAGGCCCCCGACCCCCTGCCGGCACCCCCAGGTTTCTCGGGCCAGCTGCGGCCCTATCAGGAGCGGGGCCTGGGCTGGCTGGCCTTCCTGCACCGCTTCGACCAAGGCGCCTGCCTGGCCGACGACATGGGCCTGGGCAAAACGATCCAGCTGCTGGCCTTCCTGCAGCACCTCAAGGCCGAAGACGAACTCAAACGGCCGGTGCTGCTGGTGGCACCCACCTCGGTGCTCACCAACTGGAAGCGGGAAGCCCACGGCTTCACCCCCGAGCTGGGCGTGTGGGAGCACTACGGCCCGCGCCGGCCATCCAGCCCCGAGGCCCTCAAAAAAGCCCTTAAGGGCGTGGATCTGGTGCTCACCAGCTACGGCCTGCTGCAGCGCGATAGCGAGCTGCTCGAGAGCATCGACTGGCAGGGGGTGGTGATCGACGAAGCCCAGGCGATCAAAAACCACACCGCCAAGCAGAGCCAAGCAGCCCGGGACCTGGCCCGCCCCAGCCGCGGCGGCAAAGGGGGCAGCCGCTTCCGGATTGCCCTAACGGGCACGCCGGTGGAAAACCGGGTCAGCGAGCTGTGGGCGCTGATGGATTTCCTCAACCCCAAGGTGCTCGGCGATGAGCCCTTCTTCCGCCAGCGCTACCGGCTGCCGATCGAGCGCTACGGCGACATGTCGTCGCTGCGGGATCTCAAAAGCCGGGTGGGGCCGTTCATCCTGCGGCGCCTCAAAACCGACAAGTCGATCATTTCCGACCTGCCGGAGAAGGTGGAACTCAACGAATGGGTGGGCCTGGCTCCAGAGCAGAAGAAGCTCTACAACAAAACAGTCGACGAGAGCCTCGATGCCATCGCCCGAGCACCTCTGGGCCAGAAGCACGGCCAGGTGCTGGCCCTGCTCACCAAGCTCAAGCAGATCTGCAACCACCCGGCGCTGGCCCTGAAGGAAAACGCCGAGGCCGCGCTGGCCAGCGGCAACGGCAGCTTCAGCAGCCGCAGCGGCAAGTTGCAGCGGCTCGAAGAGATCCTCGAGGAGGTGATCGAGGCGGGCGACCGGGCGTTGCTGTTCACCCAGTTCGCCGAGTGGGGGCTACTGCTCAAGGCCCACCTGGAGCGCAAATGGCGCCAGGAGGTGCCGTTCCTCTACGGCAGCACCAGCAAAACCGAACGCCAGGCCATGGTCGATCGCTTCCAGGACGACCCCCGCGGCCCCCAGCTGTTTTTGCTGTCGCTCAAGGCCGGCGGTGTGGGCCTCAACCTCACCCGCGCCAGCCACGTCTTCCACATCGACCGCTGGTGGAACCCGGCCGTGGAAAACCAGGCCACCGACCGGGCCTATCGGATCGGCCAACAAAACCGGGTGCTGGTGCACAAGTTCATCACCAGCGGCTCAGTGGAAGAAAAGATCGACCGCATGATCAAGGAGAAATCAAAGCTGGCCGCGGAGATCGTCGGCTCCGGTGAAGACTGGCTCGGCGGCTTCGATGTGGGCCAGCTCAAAGACCTAGTGGCCCTGAGCGAGGAGGATTAA
- the alaS gene encoding alanine--tRNA ligase, with translation MAVTAHTGRPRTGAEIRAAFLDFYEQRGHKAMASASLIPDDPTVLLTIAGMLPFKPVFLGQAPAPAPRATSSQKCIRTNDIENVGRTARHHTFFEMLGNFSFGDYFKEQAIQWAWELSTGVFGLSPNNLVVSVFREDDEAEAIWRDGVGVNPKRIIRMDEADNFWASGPTGPCGPCSEIYYDFKPELGDDGIDLEDDSRFIEFYNLVFMQYNRDAEGTLTPLANRNIDTGLGLERMAQILQAVPNNYETDLIYPLIETAAGLAGVDYRGQGDKGKTSLKVIGDHSRAITQLICDGVTASNLGRGYILRRLLRRVVRHGRLLGIDKPFLAAMGEASITLMAAAYPQLLERREVILAELEREEARFLETLERGEKLLAEVLAAKPKQISGGQAFELYDTYGFPLELTEEIAEEHGLTVDLAGFEAAMEAQRQRAKAAAVSIDLTLQGAIEQMTAAVEATAFKGYEALEHPSCVLALVVNGEPAERAVAGDAVQLVLDSTPFYGEGGGQVGDRGVLSGDGVIVAIEAVSRNRSVFVHSGRIERGSLAIGELVNAQVDRACRRRAQANHTATHLLQAALKQVVDPGIGQAGSLVTFDRLRFDFHCPRAVTPAELEQIEALINGWISDAHTLQVQEMAIEQAKAAGAVAMFGEKYAEVVRVVDVPGVSMELCGGTHVANTAEIGLFKIVSEGGVAAGIRRIEAVAGPAVLAYLNERDAVVKQLGERFKAQPGEIVERVAALADELKASGKALAAARGELALAKASALAGQAQAFGEFQLLVARLDGVEGAGLQSAAQGLADQLGAGAAVVLGGLPDPADLAKVILVAAFGQAVIAAGPKAGAFIGAVAKACGGGGGGRPNLAQAGGRDGAALDGALEQAKAQLVAELG, from the coding sequence ATGGCCGTCACAGCACATACCGGCCGTCCTCGCACCGGTGCTGAGATCCGCGCCGCTTTTCTCGACTTTTACGAGCAGCGGGGCCACAAGGCGATGGCGAGCGCTTCGCTGATTCCGGACGATCCCACGGTGCTGCTCACGATCGCCGGCATGCTGCCCTTTAAGCCGGTGTTTCTGGGCCAGGCGCCGGCGCCGGCGCCGCGGGCCACCAGCTCCCAGAAGTGCATCCGCACCAACGACATCGAAAACGTGGGCCGCACGGCGCGGCATCACACGTTTTTTGAGATGCTCGGCAACTTCTCCTTCGGCGACTACTTCAAGGAGCAGGCGATCCAGTGGGCCTGGGAGCTGAGCACCGGGGTGTTCGGCCTATCGCCCAACAACCTGGTGGTGAGTGTCTTCCGCGAAGACGACGAAGCGGAAGCCATCTGGCGCGACGGGGTGGGGGTGAACCCCAAGCGGATCATCCGCATGGATGAGGCCGACAACTTCTGGGCCTCAGGCCCCACCGGCCCCTGCGGCCCCTGCTCGGAGATCTACTACGACTTCAAGCCCGAGCTCGGCGACGACGGCATCGACCTGGAGGACGACTCGCGCTTCATCGAGTTCTACAACCTGGTGTTTATGCAGTACAACCGCGACGCGGAGGGCACCCTCACGCCGCTGGCCAACCGCAACATCGATACGGGCTTGGGCCTCGAGCGCATGGCCCAGATCCTGCAGGCGGTGCCGAACAACTACGAAACCGACCTGATCTACCCGCTGATTGAAACGGCGGCGGGTTTGGCGGGGGTCGACTACCGCGGCCAGGGCGACAAGGGCAAAACCTCTCTCAAGGTGATCGGTGACCACAGCCGCGCCATCACCCAGCTGATCTGCGATGGCGTGACCGCCAGCAATTTGGGCCGCGGCTACATCCTCAGGCGCCTGCTGCGCCGCGTCGTGCGCCACGGCCGGCTCCTCGGCATCGACAAGCCATTTCTGGCGGCGATGGGTGAGGCGTCGATCACGCTGATGGCCGCCGCCTACCCCCAGCTGCTGGAGCGCCGTGAGGTGATCCTGGCTGAGCTGGAGCGCGAGGAGGCCCGCTTCCTGGAAACCCTCGAGCGGGGCGAGAAGCTGCTGGCGGAGGTGCTCGCCGCCAAGCCCAAGCAGATCAGCGGCGGGCAGGCCTTCGAGCTCTACGACACCTACGGCTTCCCGCTGGAGCTCACCGAGGAGATCGCCGAGGAGCACGGCCTCACGGTGGATCTGGCCGGCTTTGAGGCGGCGATGGAGGCCCAGCGCCAGCGGGCCAAGGCCGCGGCAGTGAGCATCGACCTCACCCTGCAGGGGGCGATTGAGCAGATGACGGCCGCCGTTGAGGCAACGGCCTTCAAGGGCTACGAGGCCCTGGAGCATCCCAGCTGCGTGCTGGCCCTGGTGGTGAACGGTGAGCCGGCGGAGCGGGCCGTGGCGGGCGACGCGGTGCAACTGGTGCTCGATTCCACCCCCTTCTATGGCGAAGGCGGCGGCCAGGTGGGCGATCGGGGCGTGCTTTCGGGCGACGGCGTGATCGTGGCGATCGAGGCGGTGTCGCGGAATCGCAGCGTGTTTGTGCACAGCGGCCGCATCGAGCGCGGCAGCCTGGCCATCGGCGAGCTGGTGAACGCCCAGGTGGATCGGGCCTGCCGCCGCCGCGCCCAGGCAAACCACACGGCCACCCACCTGCTGCAGGCGGCGCTTAAGCAGGTGGTGGATCCGGGCATCGGCCAGGCCGGCTCGCTGGTGACCTTTGATCGGCTGCGCTTCGATTTCCACTGCCCTCGGGCCGTGACCCCGGCCGAGCTAGAGCAGATCGAGGCCCTGATCAACGGCTGGATCAGCGATGCCCACACCCTCCAAGTGCAGGAGATGGCGATCGAGCAGGCCAAGGCCGCCGGCGCCGTTGCGATGTTTGGCGAGAAGTACGCCGAGGTGGTGCGGGTGGTGGATGTGCCCGGCGTGTCGATGGAGCTCTGCGGCGGCACCCACGTGGCCAACACTGCCGAGATCGGCCTGTTCAAGATCGTGAGCGAGGGCGGCGTGGCTGCCGGCATCCGCCGCATCGAGGCGGTAGCCGGGCCGGCGGTGTTGGCCTATCTCAACGAGCGCGACGCGGTGGTGAAGCAGTTGGGCGAGCGCTTCAAGGCCCAGCCCGGCGAGATCGTGGAGCGGGTGGCGGCCCTGGCTGATGAGCTCAAGGCCAGCGGCAAGGCCCTGGCGGCGGCCCGCGGCGAGTTGGCGCTGGCCAAGGCTTCAGCGCTGGCGGGCCAGGCCCAGGCTTTTGGCGAGTTCCAGCTGCTGGTGGCCCGCCTTGATGGCGTCGAGGGGGCCGGCCTGCAGAGCGCGGCCCAGGGCCTGGCCGATCAGCTCGGCGCTGGTGCTGCCGTGGTGCTGGGTGGTCTGCCGGATCCGGCCGATCTGGCCAAGGTGATTCTGGTGGCGGCCTTTGGCCAGGCGGTGATCGCGGCCGGGCCCAAGGCTGGTGCCTTCATCGGCGCGGTGGCCAAGGCCTGTGGCGGCGGCGGCGGCGGCCGGCCCAACTTGGCCCAAGCGGGTGGGCGTGATGGCGCCGCCCTCGATGGGGCCCTGGAGCAGGCCAAGGCCCAGCTCGTGGCGGAGCTGGGTTGA
- a CDS encoding SIMPL domain-containing protein (The SIMPL domain is named for its presence in mouse protein SIMPL (signalling molecule that associates with mouse pelle-like kinase). Bacterial member BP26, from Brucella, was shown to assemble into a channel-like structure, while YggE from E. coli has been associated with resistance to oxidative stress.), whose product MTWNLLRLLPLLLPLLPAAGLAQSQVQLACTGTLVEARGSAELKRPTQRLRFSLTLEAEEPSTDAALASLQRRLAKVRTRLKSLQVVDLEVTSPSTWQRPASRDKAGAVQASLQVSGQLAPAQLQPLVRQVGGLPGVRLSPVATEADAAGDRAARRQLLRAAYQDSLQQAQDVAAAIGLRGLQPLEVQLEGGGRPVAMRAQAMADAAVPPFDPAELPGPMERLSLQVRFCAR is encoded by the coding sequence ATGACTTGGAATCTGCTGCGGTTGCTGCCGCTGCTGTTGCCCTTGCTTCCCGCCGCTGGGTTGGCCCAGTCCCAGGTGCAGCTCGCTTGCACCGGCACCCTGGTTGAGGCTCGCGGTAGCGCCGAGCTGAAGCGACCCACCCAGCGCTTGCGCTTTTCTCTGACCCTGGAAGCGGAGGAGCCCAGCACCGATGCGGCGCTGGCCAGCCTGCAGCGACGCCTGGCCAAGGTGCGCACCAGGCTCAAAAGCCTGCAGGTGGTTGATCTGGAGGTCACCTCCCCCTCCACCTGGCAGCGGCCCGCTAGCCGTGACAAAGCTGGGGCGGTGCAGGCCAGCCTGCAGGTGTCTGGTCAGCTAGCGCCTGCCCAGCTGCAGCCACTGGTGCGTCAGGTGGGCGGGCTGCCGGGGGTTCGCCTGTCGCCTGTGGCCACCGAGGCGGATGCGGCGGGTGATCGGGCCGCCAGGCGGCAGTTGTTGAGAGCCGCCTACCAGGACTCCTTGCAGCAGGCCCAGGACGTGGCTGCTGCGATCGGCCTGCGGGGACTGCAGCCCCTGGAGGTGCAGCTTGAAGGTGGGGGCAGGCCGGTGGCCATGCGGGCGCAGGCCATGGCTGATGCGGCAGTTCCACCCTTTGACCCCGCTGAGCTGCCCGGTCCGATGGAGCGCCTCAGCCTGCAGGTGCGCTTCTGCGCCCGTTGA
- a CDS encoding DUF3307 domain-containing protein yields MLSRQASYLPYIVAPFEAFNLFLMLAMGHFVADFALQGDRMAVEKCPGQGVVLGWGWWLVAHAGIHGFFVAWITGVPLVGLAEWLLHGLIDLGKCRRSYGMGMDQGLHLLCKLVWTLVAVSCFPASGLTL; encoded by the coding sequence ATGTTGAGCCGGCAGGCCTCCTATCTCCCCTACATCGTGGCGCCATTTGAAGCGTTCAACCTGTTTTTGATGCTGGCGATGGGCCACTTTGTGGCTGATTTCGCCCTGCAGGGTGATCGCATGGCCGTTGAAAAGTGCCCTGGCCAGGGGGTGGTGTTGGGCTGGGGCTGGTGGTTGGTTGCCCATGCCGGCATCCATGGTTTTTTTGTGGCCTGGATTACGGGGGTGCCCCTGGTTGGCCTGGCGGAGTGGTTGCTCCATGGCCTGATTGATTTGGGCAAATGCCGCCGCTCTTACGGCATGGGCATGGATCAAGGTCTGCACCTGCTTTGCAAGTTGGTTTGGACCTTGGTGGCTGTGAGTTGTTTCCCCGCCTCTGGGCTGACGCTCTAG
- a CDS encoding GAF domain-containing protein: MDAQVLDIRFPLSPERLVGWSALSGEVLNIPDAYQLDPGLPYRFDRGIDQKLDYRAVSMLTVPMRSTNGEIVGVLQLIIASTMRPP; this comes from the coding sequence ATGGATGCCCAGGTGCTCGACATTCGCTTCCCGTTGTCGCCGGAGCGGCTGGTGGGCTGGAGTGCCCTGTCGGGGGAGGTGCTCAATATTCCGGATGCTTATCAGCTCGATCCTGGGCTGCCCTACCGCTTCGACCGCGGCATCGACCAGAAGCTCGACTACCGGGCCGTGTCGATGTTGACGGTGCCGATGCGCTCCACCAACGGCGAGATCGTTGGGGTGTTGCAGCTGATCATCGCAAGCACGATGCGGCCACCTTGA
- a CDS encoding HD-GYP domain-containing protein, protein MARDSPLAPATHDPRYGFQMEVPEHLYNLGELHNLAISRGTLTAEERYKINDHIVQTIEMLENLPFPRNLSRVAEYAGTHHETLDGKGYPRRLMAAELSVPSRIMAIADIFEALTAADRPYKKGKTLSVCIDILAGFRDRNHIDSDLFELLLRSGFYRTYAERYLRPEQINEVDIEKYLQKI, encoded by the coding sequence GTGGCACGTGATTCCCCGCTCGCCCCAGCTACTCACGATCCCCGCTATGGCTTCCAGATGGAGGTGCCGGAGCATCTCTACAACCTGGGCGAGCTCCACAACCTGGCGATCTCACGGGGCACTCTCACCGCCGAGGAGCGCTACAAGATCAACGATCACATCGTGCAGACGATTGAGATGCTGGAAAACCTGCCCTTCCCCCGCAATCTTTCGCGGGTGGCGGAATACGCCGGCACCCATCACGAAACCCTCGATGGCAAGGGTTATCCGCGCCGGCTCATGGCGGCCGAGCTCTCTGTGCCCTCGCGGATCATGGCCATCGCCGACATCTTTGAAGCCCTTACCGCCGCCGATCGGCCCTACAAGAAGGGCAAAACCCTCTCGGTGTGCATCGACATTCTGGCTGGCTTCCGCGACCGCAACCACATCGATTCCGACTTGTTTGAGCTATTGCTGCGCTCCGGCTTCTACCGCACCTATGCCGAGCGCTACCTGCGGCCCGAGCAGATCAACGAGGTTGATATAGAGAAATATCTGCAGAAAATTTAG